Proteins encoded within one genomic window of Spiroplasma sabaudiense Ar-1343:
- the rpmI gene encoding 50S ribosomal protein L35: protein MPKMKTKSSLAKRVRKNAAGKWKRGQAYCSHLAHLKTTKQKRHLKKVIFVHSTDMKRLKGLLQG, encoded by the coding sequence ATGCCAAAAATGAAAACAAAAAGTTCTCTAGCGAAACGCGTTAGAAAAAATGCGGCAGGTAAATGAAAACGTGGTCAAGCCTACTGTTCACACTTAGCGCATTTAAAAACAACAAAACAAAAAAGACATCTTAAAAAAGTGATTTTTGTTCACTCAACAGATATGAAACGCCTAAAAGGTTTATTACAAGGATAG
- a CDS encoding PTS transporter subunit EIIC — protein MANDKNVSTQVVDKELLKQQRQAKRAEKKAAFANTKFGKNWNQFKGASFSKLQNLARVIVFPIAVLPIAGLFLGIGGGFSAAAVSGNWGDGWVNFFNIMKSIGDVVFACLGVLFCTSVAFGFAKQSKGVAAVSAFIAYVVMSATMMALFLPTTNTAGDAVVQFDPWKLAGDNGLISVGTNKGMLKSVLGISPTLDLSVLGGIVVGWLMSIVHNKTYNIKVPRVLGFFGGEKFVPIAGFFLGVISGIALFFIWPGFLQLLYLIGTGLGSLMGVGGQEEYSRTAGALVAMFFGITERLLIPMGLHHVQYTPFWYTSAGGEWLTPVIDANNVITGWTMTSGAYPIFFEQMKWMGGNGWEMTDEAYRILEANDVWFKNFSDQLIQVGDTWKIAFNRTTNEVGTMFMSGRFAFMQYGYPFGAAAMIMLSKPENRKQSSGILISAAATSFLTGITEPILFSFLFVAPMLYLFDAFMAGISFMMAYLLNVTVGQGFAAGFIDWIFFGVIPGFSSGVATQGAPGYTIFGAWAGRTGALWIPIYGLAIMSPAYFFGFWAIIKAKDYKTPGREEVGEESVATQALKASLAKGTKAESQTAEKLLKALGGKANIIDIDHNKTELIIEVKDASKVSEGVVKTTGSKAMKVEG, from the coding sequence ATGGCAAACGACAAAAATGTTAGCACGCAAGTAGTTGACAAAGAACTTTTGAAACAACAACGTCAAGCCAAAAGAGCTGAAAAAAAAGCCGCTTTCGCTAATACAAAATTTGGAAAAAATTGAAACCAATTTAAAGGTGCCAGTTTTTCCAAATTACAAAATTTAGCGCGAGTAATTGTCTTCCCGATTGCGGTTTTACCAATTGCTGGACTATTTCTAGGAATTGGGGGGGGATTCTCAGCTGCAGCCGTTTCAGGAAACTGAGGCGATGGCTGAGTTAACTTCTTTAATATAATGAAATCAATCGGGGATGTAGTATTTGCTTGTCTTGGAGTATTATTTTGTACATCGGTTGCTTTTGGATTTGCAAAACAATCTAAAGGTGTAGCCGCTGTATCAGCCTTCATTGCATATGTTGTTATGTCAGCAACAATGATGGCATTATTTTTACCAACAACCAACACTGCAGGTGATGCGGTTGTACAATTTGATCCATGAAAACTGGCAGGTGATAATGGATTAATTAGTGTGGGAACAAACAAAGGAATGCTAAAAAGTGTTCTTGGAATTTCTCCAACACTAGACTTATCAGTATTGGGAGGAATTGTGGTCGGTTGATTAATGTCAATCGTTCATAATAAAACTTATAATATCAAAGTACCAAGAGTTTTAGGATTCTTTGGAGGAGAAAAATTTGTTCCAATTGCTGGATTCTTTTTAGGAGTTATATCAGGAATTGCGTTGTTTTTTATCTGACCAGGATTCTTACAATTACTTTATTTAATTGGAACTGGATTGGGTTCTCTTATGGGAGTTGGGGGACAAGAAGAATATTCAAGAACAGCTGGAGCATTAGTTGCAATGTTTTTTGGAATTACTGAACGTCTATTAATTCCAATGGGATTACACCACGTACAATATACTCCATTCTGATATACTTCAGCTGGAGGAGAATGATTAACCCCAGTTATTGATGCAAATAATGTTATTACTGGATGAACAATGACATCAGGGGCTTACCCAATCTTCTTTGAACAAATGAAATGAATGGGTGGAAACGGATGAGAAATGACTGATGAAGCATATCGAATTCTAGAAGCCAACGATGTTTGATTTAAAAACTTTTCAGATCAATTAATCCAAGTGGGTGATACTTGAAAAATTGCCTTTAACCGCACTACAAATGAGGTTGGAACAATGTTTATGTCTGGAAGGTTTGCATTTATGCAATATGGATATCCATTTGGGGCCGCAGCAATGATAATGCTTTCAAAACCAGAAAATCGTAAACAAAGTTCAGGAATTTTAATTTCTGCAGCCGCAACAAGTTTCTTAACTGGAATTACAGAACCAATTCTATTCTCATTCCTATTTGTTGCTCCAATGCTTTATTTATTTGATGCATTTATGGCAGGAATTAGTTTCATGATGGCATACTTATTAAACGTTACTGTTGGTCAAGGGTTTGCCGCAGGATTTATTGATTGAATCTTCTTCGGAGTTATTCCTGGATTCTCATCTGGGGTTGCAACTCAAGGAGCTCCAGGATACACAATCTTTGGTGCCTGAGCTGGAAGAACTGGAGCATTATGAATCCCAATTTATGGTTTAGCCATTATGTCCCCAGCCTACTTCTTCGGATTCTGAGCAATTATAAAAGCTAAAGATTATAAAACACCAGGTCGTGAAGAAGTTGGTGAAGAGAGTGTTGCAACTCAAGCTTTAAAAGCATCACTTGCAAAAGGAACCAAAGCTGAAAGCCAAACAGCTGAAAAACTTTTGAAAGCACTTGGTGGAAAAGCGAATATTATAGATATAGATCATAACAAAACAGAACTTATTATTGAAGTTAAAGATGCTAGCAAAGTTTCTGAGGGAGTTGTAAAGACAACCGGTTCAAAAGCAATGAAAGTGGAGGGGTAA
- a CDS encoding PTS transporter subunit EIIB, translating to MPKIYIKYDDPKKIHDQLNELLNEKSSSKKTASKADQIDGYDISLLRNILDGLGGDENIALLDNCATRLRVTVKDSSLVNEALLKTTKALGVKVAGTGVQVIYGPYISSLKPAIEKLWVNHN from the coding sequence ATGCCAAAAATTTACATAAAATACGATGACCCAAAGAAAATTCACGATCAGTTGAATGAACTATTAAACGAAAAATCTAGCTCTAAAAAAACCGCTTCAAAAGCAGATCAAATTGATGGATATGATATTTCTTTATTAAGAAACATTTTAGATGGTTTAGGGGGCGATGAAAATATTGCGTTATTAGATAACTGTGCCACTCGTTTACGAGTGACGGTTAAAGATTCCAGTCTAGTGAATGAAGCCCTACTAAAAACTACTAAAGCACTTGGAGTTAAGGTGGCAGGAACCGGAGTTCAAGTGATTTATGGACCATATATTTCATCACTAAAACCTGCAATTGAAAAATTGTGAGTAAATCATAATTAA
- a CDS encoding phage minor capsid protein, which yields MNTIISYSSNEITNLPWWVILVIIIFVLLLLAFIPWNKISKKSQTKQVAVEKVLDEKIKNENNTPYMGMYNWFGKKQSLRLSKVVYVKEEEDSCELCRPWENTVIIIADEHSQAPTMREAIAAGYHHVGCKHIDLDYFEGVTKIPENKFSLDHKEKRFSLRLEQYKFEQDLRDLNYQIEREIDLKKQSLHKDNLKKLTERYLDFLSQNQLKRNFGREDPLVDDISRFS from the coding sequence ATGAACACAATAATTAGTTATTCTTCCAATGAAATCACCAATTTACCTTGGTGGGTAATTTTAGTCATAATTATTTTCGTTTTGCTTTTATTGGCTTTCATTCCTTGAAATAAAATATCGAAAAAATCTCAGACTAAGCAAGTTGCCGTTGAAAAAGTACTAGACGAAAAGATTAAAAATGAGAATAATACTCCTTATATGGGGATGTATAATTGATTTGGGAAAAAACAATCACTTCGATTATCAAAGGTTGTATATGTTAAAGAAGAAGAAGATAGTTGCGAATTGTGTCGACCTTGAGAAAATACCGTAATTATTATTGCTGATGAGCATTCTCAAGCCCCAACAATGCGTGAAGCAATTGCGGCTGGATATCACCATGTGGGATGCAAACATATCGATTTAGATTATTTTGAAGGTGTAACAAAAATTCCTGAAAATAAGTTCAGTTTAGATCATAAAGAAAAGCGATTTTCATTACGATTAGAGCAGTATAAATTTGAACAAGATTTAAGAGATTTAAATTATCAAATTGAAAGAGAAATAGATTTGAAAAAGCAATCTTTGCACAAAGATAATTTAAAAAAACTAACTGAGAGATATCTTGATTTTTTAAGTCAGAACCAATTAAAACGTAATTTTGGTCGTGAAGATCCGCTTGTAGATGATATTTCGCGTTTTAGTTAG
- a CDS encoding PTS transporter subunit EIIC, translating to MAEVEKFDVKKSREKAKEKRTFKQWINESLVPGMAKVGNQRHLAAIRDSFGTMIPLIIAGSIGILINAIIFGGAGSGYVSILGLICKAANPDVSWDGVTALLADTGNGWGQASKIGGLAFGHINTVTVGMMAVYFAFLFGYFIALSRQFKAPIIAGFVSLSAFLLACMGEITFFMGAVGLIQAIIFGLLATEFFIYLSGVRALNIKLPDGVPPAVGKSFAVFLPVVITLGAVGAVNVIFLSMAIVGGGLICK from the coding sequence ATGGCAGAAGTTGAAAAATTTGATGTCAAAAAGTCGCGTGAAAAAGCAAAAGAAAAACGGACTTTTAAACAATGAATTAATGAGTCTCTGGTTCCAGGAATGGCAAAAGTTGGTAATCAACGCCATTTAGCAGCGATTCGTGACTCTTTTGGAACGATGATTCCGTTAATTATTGCTGGTTCAATCGGGATTTTAATTAACGCAATTATTTTTGGTGGTGCTGGTAGTGGATATGTTTCAATACTAGGACTAATTTGTAAAGCTGCTAATCCTGATGTTTCATGAGATGGGGTAACTGCCCTATTAGCAGACACAGGAAACGGTTGAGGGCAAGCCTCAAAAATTGGGGGATTGGCATTCGGCCACATTAATACAGTTACAGTTGGAATGATGGCTGTTTATTTTGCCTTTCTATTTGGATACTTTATTGCTTTAAGTCGTCAATTTAAAGCACCAATTATTGCAGGTTTTGTATCATTGTCAGCATTCCTACTAGCTTGTATGGGGGAAATAACTTTCTTCATGGGAGCGGTTGGATTAATTCAAGCAATTATTTTTGGATTGTTAGCAACTGAATTTTTTATATATCTTTCAGGGGTTCGCGCTCTAAATATTAAATTACCAGATGGTGTTCCACCAGCTGTTGGAAAATCATTTGCGGTTTTCCTACCTGTTGTCATTACATTGGGAGCTGTTGGAGCTGTTAACGTTATCTTTTTATCAATGGCAATTGTTGGGGGGGGGTTGATTTGTAAATAG
- a CDS encoding PTS lactose/cellobiose transporter subunit IIA — translation MSKTWNFEEISFTIIAFAGEAKGHAMGAIGAAKNGRFEEAENLIEEAEKSILTAEKTHMDIVSAEAGGEKITFPILFIHAEDQLLTTQTIILLAKEFIDVYKKISK, via the coding sequence ATGAGTAAAACCTGAAATTTTGAGGAAATTTCCTTTACAATAATCGCTTTTGCTGGAGAAGCAAAGGGTCATGCGATGGGAGCAATTGGTGCTGCCAAAAATGGTCGTTTTGAAGAAGCTGAGAATTTAATTGAAGAAGCTGAAAAATCGATTTTAACAGCAGAAAAAACTCACATGGATATTGTAAGTGCTGAAGCTGGAGGAGAAAAAATAACTTTTCCAATTCTATTTATTCACGCAGAAGATCAATTACTGACAACGCAAACAATCATTTTGTTAGCGAAAGAGTTTATTGATGTTTATAAAAAAATTAGTAAATAA
- a CDS encoding PTS transporter subunit EIIC — protein sequence MGGGWFVNSGSYFTLTSAEFGKMFGSIDADNIDLLFAEKGALAAFVEYKDLLTPMLQILALENSIENQKAFIDAYNALGVADQAVWTTAIAALQGKSNFAWLDQAAKMSFYLDSESGGYILSASFQVITLGATQFGAGAFIYKIFTSWFIGFATGSGGIGLGIAFVFFTGFFWFFGVHGSNLMAGIFEPIWWMILGINATLVTSMGYELAAASGQMGVFTKPFFDSYMYVGGSGATLGLLIMTFAVSKRQELREVAKYATPAGVFQINEPTIFGYPLILNPIYVVPFIFAPIFNLIIGWVFSPDVLGVVKYSYVATPWTAPWFIGAVITSLDPMALIPATICLGISLVMYFPFVLIDNANYFKKLKASDIDKYNLEMRYYDDPEYRFEVITGRKVSALEMKAENAINDAETVNEFWEKRMVDKEKLKTRQEAIMQKAKIKEEKYLTKAKAVREQRDAKVPILKPKWDKIMEKKAQKAATKVASTSA from the coding sequence TTGGGGGGGGGTTGATTTGTAAATAGTGGTAGCTACTTTACATTAACCTCTGCTGAATTTGGAAAAATGTTTGGCTCAATTGATGCTGATAACATTGATTTATTATTCGCTGAAAAGGGAGCGCTAGCTGCCTTTGTTGAATATAAAGATTTATTAACACCAATGCTACAAATTTTAGCATTAGAAAACTCGATTGAAAATCAAAAAGCCTTTATTGACGCTTATAATGCCTTAGGTGTTGCAGATCAGGCAGTATGAACTACTGCGATTGCAGCTTTGCAAGGAAAATCGAACTTTGCTTGATTAGATCAAGCTGCTAAAATGTCGTTCTACCTTGACTCAGAAAGCGGGGGCTATATTTTATCAGCCTCATTCCAAGTAATAACACTTGGAGCCACTCAATTTGGAGCTGGAGCCTTTATTTATAAAATCTTTACAAGTTGATTTATTGGTTTTGCAACAGGAAGTGGGGGAATTGGTTTAGGAATTGCTTTTGTATTCTTTACTGGATTCTTCTGATTCTTTGGAGTTCATGGTTCAAACCTAATGGCTGGAATCTTTGAACCAATTTGATGAATGATTTTAGGTATTAATGCTACTCTTGTAACTTCAATGGGTTATGAATTAGCAGCTGCCTCAGGACAAATGGGAGTATTTACCAAACCTTTCTTTGATTCTTATATGTATGTTGGAGGAAGTGGAGCAACTTTAGGATTATTAATTATGACCTTTGCTGTTTCAAAACGTCAAGAACTTCGTGAGGTTGCAAAATATGCAACCCCTGCGGGAGTCTTCCAAATTAATGAACCAACAATTTTTGGTTACCCATTAATTTTAAATCCAATTTATGTTGTACCATTTATTTTTGCCCCAATTTTCAATTTAATTATTGGATGGGTCTTCTCACCAGACGTTTTAGGAGTTGTAAAATATTCATATGTTGCAACCCCTTGAACAGCACCATGGTTTATTGGAGCGGTAATTACTTCTCTTGACCCAATGGCGCTAATTCCAGCAACTATTTGTCTAGGAATTAGTCTTGTGATGTACTTCCCATTCGTCTTAATTGATAATGCAAATTACTTCAAAAAACTAAAAGCTTCAGATATTGATAAATATAACTTAGAAATGCGTTATTATGATGATCCAGAATACCGTTTTGAAGTTATTACTGGTCGCAAAGTTTCGGCTCTTGAAATGAAGGCCGAAAATGCAATTAACGATGCTGAAACTGTTAACGAATTTTGAGAAAAACGCATGGTTGATAAAGAGAAATTAAAAACTCGTCAAGAAGCAATTATGCAAAAAGCTAAAATTAAAGAAGAAAAATATTTAACAAAAGCTAAGGCTGTTCGTGAACAACGCGATGCTAAAGTACCAATTTTAAAACCAAAATGAGATAAAATTATGGAAAAAAAAGCCCAAAAAGCTGCAACAAAAGTTGCTAGCACCAGTGCTTAA
- a CDS encoding PTS sugar transporter subunit IIB yields the protein MKKILLCCSAGMSTSTLVKKMTDHARKTGLDWTIEAMSLQEAKSVVNEWDIVMVGPQVSYALGDLTKLTSKPVEVIPANIYALAKAKEACEMAQRMLG from the coding sequence ATGAAAAAAATTTTACTATGCTGTTCAGCAGGAATGAGCACCAGTACTCTTGTTAAAAAGATGACAGACCATGCTCGTAAAACAGGTCTTGATTGAACTATTGAGGCGATGTCACTTCAAGAAGCAAAATCAGTTGTTAACGAGTGGGATATTGTTATGGTTGGCCCACAAGTTAGCTATGCTTTAGGAGATTTAACAAAACTTACAAGTAAGCCGGTTGAAGTAATTCCGGCAAATATTTATGCTTTAGCAAAAGCAAAAGAGGCCTGCGAAATGGCCCAAAGAATGTTAGGTTAG
- the trpS gene encoding tryptophan--tRNA ligase, translating to MSQKRLISGITSTGKLTLGNYLGAMQQFVELQDDYEMMVFIANLHAIVLPIEAKTLKENIKSMVALYFACGLDPNKATVFLQSDILEVTNLAWILSCHTTIGELERMTQFKDKSTKVRSDNGTNFIPTGLLMYPTLMAADILLYDAQAVPVGKDQKQHIELARNIAERMNNKFGELFVVPEPIIKETGAKIMDLQDPSKKMSKSATNPKSYIGLLDDLNQVRNKIKAAITDSENLVRFDMENKPGVSNLMTIYSCITKTTIAEIEVMFANKNYGEFKNAVGDVVVNLLEGIQKKYNQLLNSQEVEMWLQQGAKKAQIIAQKKLKKVLWSTGLNYKK from the coding sequence ATGAGTCAAAAACGTTTAATATCAGGAATAACTAGCACGGGTAAATTAACACTTGGTAATTACTTGGGTGCAATGCAACAATTTGTGGAGTTGCAAGATGATTATGAGATGATGGTGTTTATTGCAAATTTACATGCCATCGTCTTGCCAATTGAAGCCAAAACACTTAAAGAAAATATCAAAAGTATGGTTGCCTTATATTTTGCTTGCGGCCTAGACCCCAACAAGGCAACCGTTTTTTTACAAAGTGATATTTTAGAAGTTACAAATTTAGCTTGAATTCTATCTTGCCACACAACCATTGGAGAGTTAGAGCGTATGACCCAATTTAAAGACAAATCCACTAAAGTACGTTCTGATAATGGTACAAACTTTATTCCAACTGGTCTACTAATGTACCCAACTTTAATGGCAGCAGATATTCTTTTATATGATGCTCAAGCGGTTCCTGTCGGAAAAGATCAAAAGCAACATATTGAATTAGCTAGAAATATTGCCGAGAGAATGAACAATAAGTTTGGTGAACTTTTTGTTGTTCCTGAACCAATAATTAAAGAAACTGGGGCAAAAATTATGGACCTGCAAGATCCTTCAAAAAAAATGTCAAAATCAGCCACTAACCCTAAATCATATATTGGGTTATTAGATGATTTAAATCAGGTTAGAAATAAAATAAAGGCAGCCATTACTGATAGTGAGAATCTGGTTCGTTTTGACATGGAAAATAAACCCGGGGTAAGCAACTTAATGACAATTTATAGTTGCATCACAAAAACAACAATTGCTGAAATTGAAGTTATGTTTGCCAATAAAAATTACGGTGAATTTAAAAATGCGGTTGGTGATGTTGTTGTTAATCTTTTAGAAGGGATCCAAAAAAAATATAATCAGCTTTTGAATTCTCAAGAAGTTGAAATGTGATTGCAACAAGGAGCTAAAAAAGCTCAAATAATTGCTCAAAAAAAATTAAAAAAAGTTCTTTGAAGTACAGGCTTGAATTATAAAAAATAA
- a CDS encoding lipoprotein, translated as MKKLLLIFSGMSITATAASAVVACDAKIASFDMYASSIRSRLPGWNRQDQDISQFYDSPENGFRDDMPVETFINAVLAVTKDTVKGSTEKNDFTMEIVGSDDESKWDDAKLIYNSDTPATETTFTTKWVRVSFEAVKGSKLWRGNGSFMVKIIPNTEVDQGSN; from the coding sequence TTGAAAAAGTTATTATTAATATTTTCGGGAATGTCAATCACTGCAACCGCGGCTTCTGCTGTAGTTGCATGTGACGCTAAAATTGCTTCATTTGATATGTATGCTTCTTCAATTAGATCAAGATTACCAGGTTGAAATCGCCAAGATCAGGACATCAGTCAATTTTACGATTCACCAGAAAATGGTTTTAGAGATGATATGCCAGTTGAAACTTTTATTAATGCAGTTTTGGCTGTTACAAAAGATACAGTAAAAGGTTCTACTGAAAAAAATGATTTTACAATGGAAATTGTTGGAAGCGATGATGAATCAAAGTGAGATGATGCTAAATTAATTTATAATTCAGACACTCCAGCAACAGAAACAACTTTTACAACTAAGTGAGTTAGGGTTTCTTTTGAAGCAGTTAAAGGAAGTAAATTGTGAAGAGGAAACGGCTCATTTATGGTCAAAATTATACCAAATACCGAAGTTGACCAAGGGTCAAATTAA
- a CDS encoding diacylglycerol kinase catalytic domain-containing protein encodes MMKYAIIKNDYQNSIALEDKLRKQYLVNGWVEDENNPDFVFIIGGDGTFLQAVQRYNQIIGQVSFVPFKNGGIGFYTNHNRIGDEKKIIQAIVDNKYSVHHFDLLDVRFDKKIYYAANEVKIINEKKAIFTDVYIGTDFLETFHGTGIALATANGTTGYLKSTGGSVIMADLNLMEFQEIFPVNSNIYRSVNAPLILGPNDIVTLKGEINQQVLVIDTLEYPLINPQVEIQVSSKKIQVVTCSSINPSKVALIRDIFVKDQK; translated from the coding sequence ATGATGAAATATGCAATTATAAAAAATGATTACCAAAATAGCATTGCTCTTGAAGATAAATTAAGAAAGCAATATTTAGTAAATGGCTGGGTTGAAGACGAAAATAATCCTGATTTTGTTTTTATAATTGGTGGTGATGGCACTTTTTTGCAAGCGGTTCAAAGATATAATCAAATAATCGGACAGGTCTCTTTTGTTCCTTTTAAAAATGGGGGAATCGGCTTTTACACAAATCATAATCGCATTGGGGATGAAAAAAAAATTATTCAAGCAATTGTTGATAATAAATATTCTGTTCACCACTTTGACTTATTAGATGTAAGATTTGATAAAAAAATTTATTACGCCGCTAACGAGGTTAAGATTATTAATGAGAAAAAAGCTATTTTTACAGACGTTTATATTGGAACTGACTTTTTAGAAACTTTTCATGGAACAGGAATTGCTTTAGCAACAGCTAATGGAACAACTGGTTATCTAAAATCTACTGGAGGTAGTGTGATTATGGCTGACTTAAATTTAATGGAGTTTCAAGAAATCTTTCCGGTAAATTCTAATATTTATCGCAGTGTCAATGCACCATTAATTTTGGGACCAAATGATATTGTCACGCTAAAGGGTGAAATCAACCAGCAAGTTTTAGTGATTGATACATTAGAATATCCGTTGATAAATCCTCAAGTTGAAATTCAAGTTTCTTCAAAAAAAATTCAAGTTGTCACTTGCTCTTCAATTAACCCCTCAAAAGTTGCCTTAATTAGAGATATCTTTGTAAAGGACCAGAAATAA
- the rplT gene encoding 50S ribosomal protein L20, translating to MARVKFGKVTRARRKRWIKRAKGYYGTKKSSYKKAHEQVVRSMAYAFVGRKNRKRDFRSLWIVRINAAVRPHGLSYSKFMNGLKLAGIEVNRKMLSELAINEPKQFETIVATAKKTLAK from the coding sequence ATGGCAAGAGTTAAATTTGGAAAAGTAACCAGAGCAAGAAGAAAACGTTGAATTAAACGTGCAAAAGGTTACTACGGAACTAAAAAATCTAGTTACAAAAAAGCCCATGAACAAGTAGTTCGCTCGATGGCTTACGCCTTTGTTGGACGTAAAAATCGTAAACGTGACTTTAGAAGTCTATGAATTGTAAGGATTAACGCAGCAGTTCGTCCACACGGACTAAGTTATTCAAAATTTATGAACGGTCTTAAACTTGCAGGAATTGAAGTTAACCGTAAAATGTTATCTGAATTAGCGATTAATGAACCAAAACAGTTTGAAACAATTGTAGCAACAGCTAAAAAAACATTGGCAAAATAA
- the infC gene encoding translation initiation factor IF-3 produces MAEIKRETKSEFVNREIRAKMILVIDNDGNKIGPISKMDALKMAEDRDLDLLQVGQQDNNTAIAKILDYGKFKYEQKRKVKENKKNQTKTENKEIRLTVGIGQHDLETKAKKAREFLSNGDRVKVSLKFKGREIVHQEFGQKTLEAFLKIIEDVCKVEKEPKLTSRFLDVYVVPKKG; encoded by the coding sequence ATGGCAGAAATCAAAAGAGAGACTAAATCAGAGTTTGTGAATCGAGAAATCAGGGCAAAAATGATTTTAGTAATCGATAATGATGGGAACAAAATCGGCCCAATTTCAAAAATGGATGCATTGAAAATGGCTGAGGACAGAGATCTGGATTTATTACAGGTTGGTCAACAAGACAATAATACAGCAATTGCAAAAATTTTAGATTATGGAAAGTTCAAATACGAACAAAAACGTAAGGTAAAAGAAAACAAAAAAAATCAAACAAAAACCGAAAATAAGGAAATTCGTTTGACGGTAGGAATTGGCCAACACGATTTAGAAACCAAAGCCAAAAAAGCACGGGAATTTCTATCAAATGGAGATCGTGTTAAAGTTTCTTTAAAATTTAAGGGAAGAGAAATTGTTCACCAGGAGTTTGGGCAAAAAACTTTGGAAGCATTTTTAAAAATTATTGAAGACGTTTGCAAGGTTGAAAAAGAACCTAAGTTGACATCAAGATTTTTGGATGTTTATGTAGTGCCAAAAAAGGGCTAA
- a CDS encoding DUF871 domain-containing protein, producing the protein MKKQLGISIYPEQSTFEKDKAYLDLAKSLGYTQVFTSYFHVNNQPIELVEKINKSLKYAKSIGFYTIADFENVSLQRLGIDLNDPKKCLEMGIDCIRLDSPSLPSEIAELTHNRYGIDVQLNMSNNDHLITNVMDFKPIKSHLSGCHNFYPQKNTAIPFDFFKAANQKYLSHRLSTAAFIGSHTGTQGPALGNKEFPTLEFMRFFDVTSQAKILFYCDEIDVIFFGNAYASKEELTQVSEINRDEITFDLKIIQKISDVEKKILFNHLHFRRMDITDCFIRYTMTRVYYKEESIPVGRQKPKYQFGDIVIINNNDSHYKGECHIILKDDFVDEDKKYNFIGTIKDDEKFLINFIGPNNRYQFKELK; encoded by the coding sequence ATGAAAAAACAATTAGGAATATCAATTTATCCAGAACAATCAACTTTTGAAAAAGATAAAGCGTATTTAGATTTGGCTAAATCACTTGGCTATACTCAAGTATTTACAAGCTACTTCCATGTTAATAACCAACCAATTGAGTTAGTTGAAAAAATTAACAAGTCCTTAAAATATGCTAAAAGTATTGGTTTTTACACGATTGCAGATTTTGAAAATGTTTCGCTACAGCGTTTGGGTATTGATTTAAATGATCCAAAAAAATGTTTAGAAATGGGAATTGATTGCATTCGCCTGGATTCTCCAAGTTTACCAAGTGAAATTGCTGAACTAACTCACAATCGCTATGGAATCGATGTCCAATTAAATATGTCAAATAACGACCATTTAATTACTAACGTTATGGACTTCAAACCGATAAAAAGTCATTTAAGTGGTTGTCATAACTTTTATCCGCAAAAAAACACCGCCATTCCGTTTGACTTTTTTAAAGCAGCTAATCAAAAATATTTAAGCCACCGCCTAAGCACGGCAGCTTTTATTGGTAGTCACACAGGAACTCAGGGACCAGCTTTGGGTAATAAAGAATTTCCAACCTTGGAATTTATGCGCTTTTTTGATGTTACTAGCCAAGCCAAAATTTTATTTTATTGTGATGAAATTGATGTTATCTTTTTTGGAAATGCTTATGCTTCAAAAGAAGAGTTAACTCAAGTTTCAGAAATAAATCGCGATGAAATCACCTTTGACTTAAAAATAATTCAAAAAATTTCTGATGTTGAAAAAAAGATCTTATTTAATCACTTGCATTTCCGTCGTATGGATATTACCGATTGCTTTATTCGTTACACTATGACAAGGGTTTATTACAAAGAAGAAAGTATTCCTGTGGGGAGACAAAAACCCAAGTACCAGTTTGGTGATATTGTCATAATAAACAATAATGACAGTCACTACAAAGGGGAATGCCATATTATTTTAAAAGATGATTTCGTTGATGAGGATAAAAAATATAACTTTATTGGCACAATTAAAGATGATGAAAAGTTTTTGATTAACTTTATTGGCCCAAACAATCGCTATCAGTTCAAAGAATTAAAATAG